The DNA window GTTCCTTTACCACCAGGTACTGAGAGGCACAGGCACCTCTCAGCTTTAATGTCGTCCTGTAATTATGAGCCATAACCATTAAGTAGTTGTAATAACACCGAGATTCTTCTCCTGTTGTGTTGTGCTGCAGGTGCGATGCATGATGGCGCTGCTCCTCCTGATTGGACAGAAAATGGAAGCTCCAGAGATAATTAATCATCTCCTGGATGTTCAAAGGAACCCCAGGAAGCCTCAGTACAGGTATGTCGCTGCAGCTTGTGGGATGTTTTGTCTCTATCGGTCACATGACTGTTTGTTAGACTGATGTGTGGCGTGGCCCCTCCCTGCAGCATGGCCGTCGACTTCCCTCTGGTGCTCCACGACTGTCGCTTCGAGGGACTGAGCTGGAGGCAAGAGGACGAGGAGCTGAACCACGTCCTGTCGGTGCTAGGGCAGCATTGGACCCAGAGCGCCGTCCGGACCCACGTCCTCCAGGGAATGATGCAGGAactggaggtcaaaggtgacgGGACATTTAAATACAGGGACCAGAATAAAAACCAGAAGATTCCTGCCATGttgaatgtgaatgttttatccCCTCAGGTGGCGTCCCCTCCGACCACTGCTGCCTCGTCGAGGGCACCAGGCAGAGGAACTACCGACCCCTGTTGGAGCGGCCGTGCTGCGAGAGCCTGGAGTCCAGGATCAACCATTTTGTCAAAAGGGGGCGGCTGGAGTGGGAGGAAGGGGAGAACGGGGGGGGGACACTCCACAGAGGGAAACGGTCCAAACAGTCCCAAAGTTCCCCCAGTCGTCCCGTTTCTGCAGAGACGCTGTCCAAAGAAAGTCTGGATGAAAAATTAGACTGATGTTTGCTCAGAGGACGAACTCCAAACATTTGTACCTTCAGGAGACTAAAGAATGAATTTCTCTCATttataaattgtttattttcattgtctttcaagcaaaaatatttttgctttgaaataaataagtttTGGATAAATTTGTTGAGTTTGGATGATTTAGGAGTAAATACATCTAATGAAGTACCGTAATTCAGTATACTTTTGAGGTATTTGTACTTAACAAGAGTATTTCCattgtaaataataacaatactttGTTTATGGACTGTTAGGTGAATGAAGTTACAAAGAGCACctgaaagaaatttaaaaatatagcaAATCAGAGAAAGTATGTCAATGCATTATCGTACAACCACAtatgatttgtgttttattacttttagcacaataaatatattttaataacatttgaatagttttatgtaaaaattAGAATATAGGCCGTCATAAATTGTATTACTGAATATTTTCCTAGGAATGAGAATTTTAATTTCCAAGGCGGAACTGAAGTTCTGTAGGTCGGTGTGTCGTCGGACATTTTGAGGTGTTGCTCGTTAAGTTCAGAAGCTCGGCTGTCAGTTCGATAAGAGGTCGGTCACAGACAGCGATGTGAAGCTACgtgtttattacattttattccgACTGAATATTTAACGGGTTTGAGTCAGGATGGCTTCGTTTGAATGTCTGTTTACGGACACCATAGTGGTGCTAGCATCAGCCTGTTAGCACCCCGGGTTGTTTACAGCAGCCCCCACCGCTAACCAAACGCTAGCCTGTTAGCATCCCGGTCCGGCTCCAGCTGTGGCCCCGCAGGGATTCCCACCGACCAGTCGGGTGATTTAAGGAGTGACCGCCGTCCACGAGGTAAATaataacacacactgtagtaacacacactgtaataacacacacactgttataacacacactgttataacacacactgttataacacacactgttataacacacactgtaataacacacactgttataacacacacttttataacacacactgttataacacacacttttataacacacactgttataacacacactgttataacacacacactgtaataacACACACTGAGTGTTTCCGTCGGGGAAAGTGGTGAAATCTCAACAACAAGTTGTTGTGGTTTcctgtttggtttattttgtggGTCAGTCGTGAATAATTTAACGTTTGATTTCCTGTCAGTTCAACAAATTCGATTCCTTAACGAATAAATAAGTCAAGTAGGTCACAACAAACTGTAGTTCCACTTTTCGACAGCAGGGGGCGCGTTTGAAACCCACTTCAGCCTCAGATCAGATTGATCTAAGATTACACCTGTTTATAGACATTACTTGATagacatttattattatatatactttattgaaaCTGACTGCTTTATTTTAAGCAGTGAACTACCTGAACTTTAATTTCTTGCAGCTCGCTGACAGATTAGTCACCGTTTTTATCCTGTTTGATGTGGGATTAAATTCAGAATCCTCCTTGATCTCCTCCCTGATCTTCATCCTGACTGTCGTTTCCCCTCAGATGTTCCTGGTGGGGCTGACTGGAGGCATCTCCTCGGGGAAAAGCACCGTGTCCTCCATGCTGCGGGAGCTCGGCTGTCCCATCATCGACGCTGATGTTGTCGCCAGGAAAGGTGAGCGAACAGATGAATCATGGCGCCTGACTGCAGGGCGTTCAAGAAGACAAAACGCTCACAGACGGAGCAGAATGACAGGAAGCAGTTTGTAGACGTCGCTCAGGATGTTGATGAGTCCGGAACGGAAACTTTTATTAGTTCTGTTGGACAGTGGTGGAGCCGCGGACGCCCGCCTACTCCCGCATCGTGGCCCACTTCGGGTCGGACGTCCTGCTGGAGAACGGGGAGATCGACCGGAAGAAGCTGGGCCAGATCATCTTCGTCGACgaggagaagaggaggctgCTGAACGCCATCACCCACCCCGAGATCCAGAAGGCGATGCTCAAACAGATCCTGTTCTACTTCATCAGAGGTGAGAGCCGATTGGCCCGTTTGGGACGGTTCTGACAGCGCCGGCGATGACGGCGGACGTCTCACcccccctcgtcttcctcctcaccaGGGTACCGCTATGTGGTTCTGGACGTGCCCCTCCTGTTTGAAACCAGACGCCTCACCCAGTTCCTGAACCACACTGTGGTAGTTTActggtaagccccgccccctggttTCTGGTAATCAACCAGAGTGAtttgaataaactttatttacaccCGTTTTCAGACAGAAACATCACCAAGTGTGAATCCATTTTCTGAGGGACTGTTCCTTTCAGGGTTATGAGTCTTGCCAACCCCCCCCTCCGCCCTAATAACCTCCGTCTtgcctcccctcccctctccagTGACCCCGCCACTCAGCTGTCCCGCCTGATGCAGCGTGATGGCCTCACccaggaggaggcggagcaacGCCTGGCGGCGCAGATGCCACTCAACGAGAAGCGCGGCCTGGCAAATCACGTGATCGAGAACTCGGGCAGCCGCGAGGACACCCACCGGCAGGTCCTCCGGCTGCACACCAAGCTGGAGGACTCCATGGACTTCCTGCTGGTGCGGGTGGTGGCCGTCGTCGCCACCGCCGGACTGGGCGGGATTCTGATGTACGCCACCAAGATCCTACTGTCCTAATGGACGATTGGGCCTCGGTGGGGGTCACATGACCGGTGTGCTGTGAATGCTAACCTGCACTGACCAATGCGTGAAGGGTGAGGGCGTGGCTTCACAAACTGTCCTCTAACATCATTAAAACTGTACAAACgaagagattttattttgttacccTTCCTCAATCGATCCAGATTTGTCAGTTTGGTTGATTTTTGTAGAATTTAAATGCGAACACTAGAATGTAGCGATGGCGTGAAGGagttaagccccgcccccctcagaCGTGACGTTTTGCACCTCGACGCGATGCTGAGAAGAAGCCGTCGGCACCTTTCCGCTGAGTGTGTTGAACGATGTTTAGACGTGACGATCGGTTTTTAACCACACCTCATATTTAtcactatttttttaatctgaatgcTAATctcttgtgttttgttcttttcgCTGCACTCTCACCTGTAACCTCAACGTTTGTAACACCAGCTGCTCCAATGAAGGATAAAGATTGACGATTTAACGTAACGCACGGCGTCGTGTTTCATTCCTCAGATCAGTTTCTGATTGGTCCTCCCTCTGACCCGGGGTTTCAGcagtgcttttattgtgaaagagtTGTGCAAACTCTCCTGGCTGCaggtattatttattattacgcTCCCATTCATGGGCTCAAGTCACACGATTTCAAAATTTCATCGATTTCAAACTGGTTTGAAATTTTTTCAGCAATTATTAATCATAATAGTATTGATAATAATTGTTCCAGTTTGCTTTTAGTGGTGCTATTTATATCATCATTAtatcattatttatcattaatatttatttgatttattagtTTTTAATTATATCTGTCATGGCTATATTATGTAccatatttatataaatgatCAGTATAATTGAGCagcattattttatatatttacaattaTCAGTAATtctatatttttcacattttaatattaatattttaaaatagatGATCACATTTTTAGATTCTATATACTGTTTTTGATTATATATATCACtccttttattatttgttgCTTCAAagttactttagtatttatcgttattaatatttaataattatatgACAGGTTTTGGGTGTTTGTGCTGAGAAAAATGAACTTTTTGATCAGAATCAGGTCATTTGGTGTTTGGATTCACCTtcagcgtccaatcagagcgctgGAGCCGGATAAAGGATGCGTCCCGTGGGCGGCGAGCTGACATCATCCCTGCACCAAGGTCCCACGAGCCCCCGCCTGACGCCTCATTGGTCAGCTCCTTGTTTTTGTCAAGCCGCCACAGAATTAATGCAAAGTGACTGGGGCTTGGGGGGTGGTTTGgatgtggtggggggggcagcggaGCAATGCTGCACAGCTACACATTTGGTTGCAAACATATCACACAACAACCCAACATCGCACTGTAACCCGCCCCCCCCTTGACCCCGCCTTCCTGCCCGCCCCgcccttcatcctcttcctcagactTTATTAAAGCGTGGGGTGTGAAGGCCCAAAGCAGAGCGGACACGAGGGTGTCGGGCTCAGAGGTGAGCATCTGAGAGcagctccaccccccccaccccccccacaatgaAGACGTCTGGAGTCTCTTCATCGGGTTCAGACCCCGCCTCCAGCGCCGCTGACAGAAGACATGTTGaaacttcctgtctgagcgGCTCTTCATCACTCCTCCTCCCGCCGCCATCAGCGGAGGTAAACACAGAAACGGCTGGGAGGCTGGTGTCccaccagggggggggggcaggggtcaggggtcatttAAAGGAACAATCCCACAGTAAACATGGCGGCAGCAGAGGAGCTCAGCCTATCAGAAGTTGCTGATTCCCCCACTTGTGACCAACCAGGTGATATTTCCTGCTTCGTGCAAACACAACTTCTCACCTGGGATGTGGCTcaggctgatgacatcatcacgatGACATCACTGGTCGTGATTTGGTCAAGCTGAAGAAAGCTAAACGTGAAGCAGATTCTGGACCTGAATCCGTCTCTGTGTAAGACGGATCTCAGAGGTCACATGGCTTCTTGCTCTCGCCTGACGTTAACCCCTCCCTCTCCAGGTGTCTCTTCGGTATTGAGCACCGATTGGCCGATGAGGATCAGCCTCTCGACACCAGCAGGAGGAGCGAACTGAGCAGCTGGAACCGCAGCGATCTTGAACCCTGGCATCTGGTGTCACGGTGGGAatgaggggttggggttgggggggggcactggCAGCGCCTCAGAAGCCCCCTGTCAGGCCGCATCCTCAAGACGGCGCTGAGGTGAAGGGACAGGCGGCACGCCAGCGGAGCGGCCCCGGCCCCGTGACTCAACCTGTCCCTGCCAGTTAGCCCCTGCCCCGTCAGGGCCACGAGGGAACAAGGTCGGCTCTGAGTCACCGGCGTGCTGGACGGGCCCCCGACCAGCGTGGGGAGGGGAGGGCGTTAGTGTGTTCTCCCAAGGACTGTGTGTCTTGTTTCTCCACATGCATGATGACCCCCAGCTTGGGGGGGGTCATCGTTCTGCCACAGAACCCATGAGGAATCTGCTGgatcgatgatgtcatcgtccTCCTGACAGGACCGCCCCTTCCTCCTTGTTGCTCCACCTCCGGGCCATCGCCAGAGGTTGTAACGCCGCCAAATTGGAAAGGGTGGAGTCGTCGTGGGACGGGGAGACAGGATGTGTCACCGTGTCACGTTTGGTGACGGACATTTGTgttagcagcagctagcagcagctactAGCAGCATGCAACAGCTAGCAGCAGCGGGTAGCAGCTACTAGCAGCATGCAACAGCTAGTAGCAGCATGTAGCAGCTAGTAGCAGCAtgtagcagctagcagcagctattAGAAGCATGCAGCAGCTAGCAGTAGCTAGTAGCAGCTAGTAGAAGCATGCAGCAGCTAGCAGTAGCTAGAAGCAGCTATTAGAAGCATGCAGCAGCTAGCAGTAGCTAGTAGCAGCTAGTAGAAGCATGCAGCAGCTAGCAGTAGCTAGTAGCAGCTAGTAGAAGCATGCAGCAGCTAGCAGTAGCTAGTAGCGGCTAGTAGAAGCATGCATCAGCTAGCAACAGCTAGGAGCAGCTAggagcagctagcagctaatcCAAAAAAGAACACGATGTTAGCGCGGCTGTAGTCGTCATCAAACCTGTTGAACTCGTAATGGCAGGAAGGTGTCAGTAGGTGGGGGTGATTAATGAACACACAGGGTAATTAAGCCTCTATCTGCCCCCTCCCAGTGAGTTAAGTGCAGATGCTGTAAATAACAGCCCCTTCGGCTCCTGAACGTCACGTCAGACCTTCAGAGCTCGTCTGTCTCTGAGCCGTGAATCCTGCCGTCTCGTTTCGGACCGGAGGGCCGTGACACGGACACGCCGACCCCGGACACGCCGACACGCGGACACACGCGTGTGCGCTCTGCAGCCGCCTGATAAGACTCACGTCTCACCGTTTGGCCCCTGCAAATGTCAACGCGCAGCATCGTCATCCCGCTGACAGCAGCcgagtgggggggggagggatcTTGACTCCCTTCAGCTGGAGATTACCTGCTCCAGAGGCTAATCTGTCCCAAtctctgccccccaccccactggAGGTAGAATTAAAACACCCCCCCAACCGACGCCGACAGACGACAAGCAGCTTAGAtcgcccacttcctgtcagacctGGACCCCCAGCATCCAGATGCTGCTTCATCAGGTCAGCCTCCAGCCGGGGGGGGTCGTTCATCTGAAGTCACCATTAACAACAGGCAGCCCCCACCGATGGTCTTGGCTCTGACCCCCCGTGGATGGCGGTGGACGGACCGGGGGGGCGGGTAAGCAGCGGTTCCTGTGACGAGGTAATAAGAGTGATTATCTGCACACGTGATGCTGGAATCAAGCGCTCCCTACACGACAGGAGAGAACCAACGCAGTCAGGCGGGGGCTTTAAGACACCGCCGGACTAGTTCCATCCGCCCCCCCGGCGGTGTTCGTCTTTGACATTGGGACACGAAGCCTCTAATTTGTTGATGTGCTCACACGCCCCCACAAGAAGGAAGCAGCGTTGATGctcaaccccaccccccacccccccactgacTCGGCTGACCtctgctggaggggggggggtgacctcATGGCCTTAATTGTGTCTGCAGGAGCTCTCCATACTGGGGGTCTCCTGGAGGAGAAACGAAGCGTTTCGTGTAAATCAATACCTCAACTTTCATTCTTGACCGCTCAACTTTTAAACTCCACGGAGACGCTTCTGGACCCCCAGTGCCCCCCCCCTGTCCCCCCCCAGGGGCCCATCATGTCTAAAGGATCACAGCGAGCACTTAAGAAAGCAAACGCCACATATTTCTTTTTACAGTTTAGCGCTGTAGGCTATGTTGGCGTCTCTGGCGCTGGTGTCGCTGTCAGAGCTGAAGCTTCATCCTGATGCGTTCAAACACTCgtcatacccccccccctccccatgcCCCCTCCCTCCATGACTCCCTCCGATTGGGAGACACAGTCATCCCATCACGCTAAATTTTTTAGCatcgaattaaaaaaatcaccaaaCGTAAAAGGAACAGATCAGGAGTTGTTTGAAGGTCCCTCGTCTGAATGTTGTATCAgttaaaggagcagttcacccAAAAGTCACTCGTGCTCTTCATCAGCAGCTCGAGGAGAGGAAGACCGACGCACAAGTAAGAAGTCGTCACCCCACCCTGATCTGAAAAGACGATATTCACACCTCGAAGCTAACGCTGTTAGCGCGTTAGCCTCCCTCTGTGTGGATGCTTCACCTGGAGGTCACATTGAACTCAGTGGAGGAAGAGAGTCTcgtgtgttagcttagcttagcgttAGGGTCAGATCATGTGACCTTATGTGTTCAAGTCTTTTGGCTCCTTTAATATGACAaaccaaggaggaggaggaggaggaggaagaagaagaagaacaagaagaaccctaacacacacacacacacacacacacacacacacacacacacagggtcggctccagcaacccccgtgacccacagaagtgtaaaaatgaatgaaaactacAGCATCCGTCATCAGCAGAATCTTTTAATAGACACACAATGTGGTGTATGTTTGTTACGTCACCTGACATCAAGAATCAAATGTACACTTTATACACAACAGGAACACTGGGTTGCTATGACAACACAACGAAACATCACCTCACTCCGGCGTCCAGCGTTTCATCACTGAGCATCTCTTGGGAATCAGAACGTAGCATCAGAACGTAGCATCAGAACGTAGCATCAGAACGTAGCATCAGAACGTAGCATCAGAACGTAGCATCAGAACGTAGCATCAGAACGTAGCATCAGAACGCGGTAACGCACAGACAGGAGGAAACATCTAAACAACACGTCAACACACGGCGGTCGCATCAGCTGCTGGATTTCCAGACGTGAATTTGAAGTGACAAAAATGACGGCGCCGTCAGAAGCGTGGCTGCGCCGCGGCGCGACACATGCCAGTGACCGTCACGGTGAGGCCGAGCCGTCCGTCAGAATCCCCACGCGCCCTGAACACAACGCAACCGATGGATGAGGAGTCGCCGATACCCACCGATCAGATCAGTGGCTATGGGCGACGTTGAAGCAGTCTGGCCGTGACCTTTCACCCCTGCGTGCAGCCCTCAGTCGGCGTAGAGGATGAAGCCTGAGAAGGTGCTGTACTTGTTGCTGTTGCCCCCGTGAGCTTTGCCCCCGTCCAGCTTGATGAAGACCTCGTCACCCGCGTCCAGGTGGAGGATGACGCTGTTACTGGCGTAGTCATAgctctggtcctggtcctgggcGATGGCACTGGCACGGACCTGGagcgggttagggttagggttagggttagggtcagggccagggttagggtcagggttagggtcagggtcagggtcagggtaagggttagggtcatggtcatggtcagggtcagggttagggttgggatttggtttggtttagggtcatggttagggttagggttgggttgggttgggttaggtttgggtttgggttggttttgggttaaggttaaggttgggtttgggtttgggttagggttgggttagggttaaggtttgggttagggttgggttaaggtcagggttagggttagggttaggtcagaTAAATGATAATAAGGACCAAAGCAGAGGGTAACTATTAACACATGAAACTTTATTGGTTATTATCAGGAGAACAAACGTATCCTAATGATTACTGTCATGAGAAAACAGGTGAACAAGAGTTATGATGTCGTTGTTGATGTCATTCTTCAGCCTGATCGTTGCTCCGCCTTCCCCTGAGCTGCCTTGTGGTAAAACAACAGGAAGGAGAAATCATTATGGATCAATGAGTCGATCAAACAACTCAGTCtcccaaccaaccgaccaacgaACCAACCAAcataccaaccaaccaaccaaccaaccagctgACTGACTAACTAACCAATCGACTAACTAACCAAACAACCGACCACGATCAGAGGTGAAAACAGAAGCTCTGGAGGAAACTAGTTGATGAAACTGACTTCTCCCTTTTTGTCACCATCCCCAGGGCGTCAGGTCATTACCgtttgattggctgatggggTGTAGAGAGGTGGAGCCCAGGTGAACGATTTAATgagttctttttatttgtgtcatttaaaaaaaaatattcagatcAATATTTTCAAGTTCTGATCAACCTGGTTCTCCTCATCCTGCTCGTCTCAGAGTGAACAGACCCGTTCTGAGGAGAACATGAAGGTCCTGCTGACCTTCAGCCCAGCTGAAActcacctctcctcctcttcttcatcactgaTGAGGAGGACCACTGCGATGAAGGAGCGTGGAGTGACTTTGACTCTCTGAACACCCTGCTCCTCCCCGTGACTCCAGCTTGAGTCAGTCCGCCTCAGAGGAGAGAAGGCGGAGTGAGGGCGGCGTGAGGGCGGAGCCTAACGCCCTCTGGACCCATACCCTACACCTTTGGGCGGAGCTCTTAAAATGCCATTGCCATAAGTGTGAATGTGTTCCCTGTTATCCACAAAACAGTCGTAAAGGAATTGGGGGCTTGTGACCATCAACCCCTCACCCCTGAAACTCCTCTGCACACCCCTGCTTGTAACCCTCATTTCCAGACTGTTTCAGCTCCGCTCGGCCTTGAAAACCTGATTTATGAAACTAGATTTGTCCACTTGTGCGTAGACGGATGACAGCCGGGTGGATTTCAGGAGAAGCGAGGTGATGACCTCGTCTTATCTGACAACGACTGCAGGGATGAACCTTCAGATCTAAACCCTTCCATAAAAAGCGGCTGGCGTTCTAACGCGGCGTTACGGCCGTCCTCTCTGGGGGCAGTTTGTTCCGTCCTCTCTGAGATGTTCTCAGGAGAACGTTTGAGGCTTTTGTAGACGTTTACAGAATCAACCCGTGAACCTGACAGATCTCCTGACGGCCGCTCTGATAACGCTCACCGGTTGTATTCCACCAGCTTTGAACTCGCCGCCGCCTGCGGCCGAGTCGGGATGTGTGCAGGGCTGAGATAGCGCCGCGCTCCCGCGCTCGCTTCAACGTCGACATCGCTGCACGCCTTAATGTGCATAGATGCACAATCTGGCAGCGTGCCGCTGCACATTGTCATTACACAAGACTACCACACCGGGCCAAGACAGACCTGAAATCAGCTGACATGAACGCATGACCAGTGGATTCACACCGGAACACTGTTCCCCGAGTGGAATCTGAGAGATTCAGGCACTGTGGGGAGAGAATAATTGTGTGTATTCCTTTGCTGAACCTGTCAGGAGTGTGTAGATAGAGTCTTACCCACCAGACCGTTCTTGATCAGGTCTGCCCACATACTGGTGCCGTCGCCGCCCCTCATCAGCACATTATAGATGAAAAAGTAGGTCCCCGGGATCTTACAGGTGAACTTGCCCGTCGCTCCTTCGTAGTTGCCCCCGATGTTGGTCACCACATCGTCGAATCGGAGGATGTCGTAGCCCTCCTGGGGGTTTCGGAGTCCTGCATAAAACGCCACGCGTGGCGTGGTGTTGTAGGTGGTGGTGCTAACTGCCCCTTTACCCCCTAGACCGTGAATGCCTGTCCGCACAATGTCCACGGTATCCCCTGGTGGTCCTTTGGGTCCGGGCGGACCTGGCTCCCccggtggtcctggtggtccaggcTTTCCGGGACGTCCCGGTTTGCCTTGGGGGCCGTTGGCGCTGTAAGTGGGCAGCGGCGGGCCGATGCTGTGGTCGCCCAGATCGCCGTCGCCGTCGTCGTCCACATGCAGGGCGGTGATAGAGGCGTCCGTCCCGATGTGGACCCCCGCCGTCCCCGTGGGGCCCGCGCTGGGGAAGGGGTCGCACACCATCCGGCAGGTGCCCAGCATCTCGTAGTGGTTGGCGCCGTCGTCCACGCCGCCGGCGCCCACGGAGCTCACCAGCACGGGGATGAgcaccaccagcaccagcacCAGCATCACCCCCACGGCCGCGGCCACCAGGGTCTTCCTCCCGATGCTCAGCCGGGGAAGGGGCTGCGCAGCCACCGTGGAACTCTCCGGGGTGGAAATGGTGACTGCGGGGGGAGTTCGCCTACCCTACACAACGCAGATGAGAGgagatgtggaggaggagacgggAGCGCCAGGAGAGCTGGACGGACTGATGGAACAGGAGTCAGAAGAGGAGCAAAGGAGACGGAGTGAtcaagaggagagagaggaagaagaggaggaggagggagagaataAGACAgctgggggagagagagagaggcgaggggaggagagggaggactCGCCATCCATCTGAGTCAGGGCTGAGGAGGGCACTTTCCTCCTGGCACAGGATGACATGAAGAAGGGGTGTGATGAGGAAGACGCGCCGCAACGAGGTCATCATGAAGAAAGATGAAGATCTGAGGCGGATTTGGAGAAAAATTCTCTTCCTGCGTCGGTTTTATTCTGAATATTACGTTTAGAGTAGAAGAGGAATCCGTCTGGAGCGTGGAACGGTCAGCAGCCAGATCTCATCAGGAGGAGCGAGAGCCAACGGAACTCAGTGCGACGGGAAATGAGAGCTGGGGggtttctggagggggggggggtcagcggTCCGAGGAGGTAAACGGgttccaggaggaggaggaaccggAATCTAATAACAGAGAAAGTTTCAGCAAACTGAATAAAGTGGAGGACGAGGGTCACGTGACCACAGGCTTCCAATCACAGATAATCAATGATGTTCATCAAACCGGAGGGAAAATGTCCCCTTGACATGAGGTcaataaacaataacaacaacaaacaacaatatcAAAGGAAAATATTAGTGTAgctgttgtttgtttacctgtttgtttatttgttttttagctGAATTGTGAATTTCCaattttgggataaataaagtcaatcaatcagtcaatcgatcaatcagtcaatcaatcaatcaggataattattattctgtaatttttcaaaaactaTAGAACTGATTTCAACAGCACTTTGTGTagaggtgatgtgtgtgtgtgtgtgtg is part of the Antennarius striatus isolate MH-2024 chromosome 21, ASM4005453v1, whole genome shotgun sequence genome and encodes:
- the LOC137588492 gene encoding C1q-related factor-like, which gives rise to MLVLVLVVLIPVLVSSVGAGGVDDGANHYEMLGTCRMVCDPFPSAGPTGTAGVHIGTDASITALHVDDDGDGDLGDHSIGPPLPTYSANGPQGKPGRPGKPGPPGPPGEPGPPGPKGPPGDTVDIVRTGIHGLGGKGAVSTTTYNTTPRVAFYAGLRNPQEGYDILRFDDVVTNIGGNYEGATGKFTCKIPGTYFFIYNVLMRGGDGTSMWADLIKNGLVRASAIAQDQDQSYDYASNSVILHLDAGDEVFIKLDGGKAHGGNSNKYSTFSGFILYAD
- the dcakd gene encoding dephospho-CoA kinase domain-containing protein; its protein translation is MFLVGLTGGISSGKSTVSSMLRELGCPIIDADVVARKVVEPRTPAYSRIVAHFGSDVLLENGEIDRKKLGQIIFVDEEKRRLLNAITHPEIQKAMLKQILFYFIRGYRYVVLDVPLLFETRRLTQFLNHTVVVYCDPATQLSRLMQRDGLTQEEAEQRLAAQMPLNEKRGLANHVIENSGSREDTHRQVLRLHTKLEDSMDFLLVRVVAVVATAGLGGILMYATKILLS